One genomic window of Mycolicibacterium neoaurum includes the following:
- a CDS encoding phosphotransferase produces the protein MQSQLIERPTDLTDEWLTDALGVGTVTGHEFERIGTGQMSECYRVTLRYADGVQGPASVILKVAAADSNSRQTGLALGLYEREVRFYAEIAPGLTGDRTGPFAPCHHHAYDAETGAFDLLLGDASPATVGDEIRGATVEQAMLALSELGSVHGPLLGDDGLAGAEWLNRDAPVTQALLATLWAGFGERFADRIDPRHRVVCERLVAAFDGYLADEASVLQGLVHGDYRLDNMLFGGPGSERPLTVVDWQTVTRGPAHTDVAYFLGCALPNEQRRAHYDELLRTYHQALGAGSALSLDDVRAGVRRSSFFGVMMAIVSSMLVERTERGDEMFMTMLDRHCTHVLDTGALDLLPSAEQAEPLRPEPADEGPHPPAEDALWSESWYFDFVDATQGLGGWVRLGLIPNQQTAWIHAFLCGPGLPTIVIDDQAAALPADPGAVRTDQVTLELSTTVPLQTYRLSLQGRAQAYDDPAVLLQPGHGPGRAVDIAFDLEFTSLSTPYQYRITPRYEIACAVSGSVSADGRTHDLTGVPGQRDHSWGVRDWWTMDWVWSALHLDDGTHIHGLDLRVPGMGPIGIGYVQREGEPLIELGGVVATEEFGADDLPISTTLSLAPTGVEAVATIEGHAPVLLTAADGRVSRFPRAWARVTTADGRTGVGWLEWNRN, from the coding sequence GTGCAGAGTCAACTCATCGAGCGCCCGACCGATCTGACCGACGAATGGCTCACCGACGCCCTCGGTGTCGGCACCGTCACCGGGCATGAATTCGAGCGCATCGGGACCGGGCAGATGAGCGAGTGCTACCGCGTCACACTGCGCTACGCCGATGGCGTCCAGGGGCCGGCCAGCGTGATACTCAAGGTCGCCGCAGCCGACTCCAACAGCAGACAGACCGGGTTGGCGCTCGGGCTCTACGAGCGTGAGGTGCGGTTCTACGCGGAGATCGCGCCGGGTCTGACCGGAGACCGGACCGGCCCGTTCGCGCCGTGCCACCACCACGCCTACGACGCCGAAACCGGCGCCTTCGACCTACTGTTGGGTGATGCGTCCCCGGCCACGGTGGGCGACGAGATCCGCGGCGCGACAGTCGAGCAGGCGATGCTCGCCCTCTCTGAGCTGGGCAGCGTGCACGGCCCGCTGCTCGGCGATGACGGCCTGGCCGGTGCCGAATGGCTCAACCGGGACGCGCCGGTGACGCAGGCGCTGTTGGCCACGCTGTGGGCCGGATTCGGCGAACGGTTCGCCGATCGCATCGACCCGCGGCACCGGGTGGTGTGTGAACGTCTGGTCGCGGCCTTCGACGGTTATCTCGCCGACGAGGCATCGGTACTGCAGGGCCTGGTGCACGGCGACTACCGGCTGGACAACATGCTCTTCGGCGGGCCGGGCTCCGAGCGTCCGTTGACGGTGGTGGATTGGCAGACCGTCACACGAGGACCGGCGCACACCGATGTGGCCTACTTCCTCGGCTGCGCACTGCCCAACGAACAGCGCCGCGCACATTACGACGAGCTGCTGCGCACCTATCACCAGGCGTTGGGCGCCGGGTCTGCGCTGTCACTGGACGATGTCCGTGCCGGCGTCCGGCGGTCCAGCTTCTTCGGTGTCATGATGGCCATCGTCTCCTCGATGCTCGTCGAGCGCACCGAGCGCGGTGACGAGATGTTCATGACCATGCTCGACCGACATTGCACCCATGTGCTGGACACCGGCGCGCTGGACCTGCTGCCCAGCGCAGAACAGGCCGAACCGCTTCGCCCCGAGCCCGCGGACGAGGGCCCGCACCCACCGGCAGAGGACGCCCTCTGGAGCGAGAGCTGGTACTTCGATTTCGTCGATGCCACACAGGGTTTGGGCGGCTGGGTGCGGTTGGGCCTGATACCCAATCAGCAGACGGCCTGGATTCACGCGTTCCTGTGCGGACCGGGGTTACCCACCATCGTGATCGACGACCAGGCTGCCGCCCTGCCCGCCGATCCCGGCGCGGTGCGCACCGATCAGGTGACGCTGGAGCTCTCGACGACCGTGCCGCTGCAGACCTATCGGCTCTCATTGCAGGGGCGGGCGCAGGCCTACGATGACCCGGCGGTGCTGTTACAGCCCGGGCACGGTCCCGGGCGTGCGGTGGACATCGCCTTCGATCTGGAGTTCACCTCACTCAGCACGCCCTACCAGTACCGGATCACGCCGCGGTACGAGATCGCCTGCGCGGTCTCGGGTTCGGTGTCCGCCGACGGTCGAACCCATGACCTCACCGGTGTGCCCGGACAGCGGGATCATTCCTGGGGCGTGCGGGACTGGTGGACCATGGACTGGGTGTGGAGTGCGCTGCATCTCGACGATGGCACCCACATCCATGGGCTGGATCTGCGGGTGCCCGGTATGGGACCGATCGGCATCGGCTACGTCCAGCGCGAAGGGGAGCCGTTGATCGAGCTCGGCGGTGTGGTCGCCACCGAGGAGTTCGGCGCCGACGATCTGCCGATCTCGACCACGCTGTCGTTGGCGCCGACGGGAGTCGAGGCGGTGGCTACGATCGAGGGCCATGCCCCGGTGCTGTTGACCGCTGCCGACGGCCGGGTCAGCAGGTTCCCGCGGGCATGGGCGCGCGTGACGACCGCCGACGGCCGTACCGGCGTCGGCTGGCTGGAGTGGAACCGCAACTGA